In Scatophagus argus isolate fScaArg1 chromosome 3, fScaArg1.pri, whole genome shotgun sequence, one genomic interval encodes:
- the grm6b gene encoding glutamate receptor, metabotropic 6b isoform X1 has product MTTEPHSSYQCCWLGSPSRYQTWLQLIWVLLAGIIPGSWAQQGTQPQSIKIEGDITLGGLFPVHSRGPAGVPCGEVKREKGIHRLEAMLYALDQINSDPDLLPNITLGARILDTCSRDTYALEQSLTFVQALIQKDTSDVRCSNGEPPIIPKPERVVGVIGASGSSVSIMVANVLRLFAIPQISYASTAPELSDNSRYEFFSRVVPPDSYQAQAMVDIVKAMGWNYVSTLASEGNYGESGVDAFLQISREAGGLCIAQSIKIPREPRPGEFDKIIKRLMETSNARGVIIFANEDDIKRVLQAAKKANLTGHFLFVGSDSWGAKNSPIQDQEDVAEGAVTILPKRASIDGFDQYFTSRSLENNRRNIWFAEFWEDDFKCKLTRPGIKYELGRRKCTGEERISRDSQYEQEGKVQFVIDAVYAMAHALHSMHMDLCPGSMGVCEKMDPVEGRMLLQYIRSVNFNGSAGTGVMFNENGDAPGRYDIFQYQLSNVSNPGYKVIGQWTNHLRLNSEEMQWSGGDHKIPESVCSFPCEPGERKKMVKGVPCCWHCELCDGYQYLLDEFSCDMCPFDMRPLKNRTGCRPTPIIKLEWSSPWAIIPVFLAILGILATTGVIVTFIRFNDTPIVRASGRELSYVLLTGIFLIYLITFLMIAEPSIAVCAFRRLLLGLGMCISYSAMLTKTNRIYRIFEQGKKSVTPPKFISPTSQLIITFILISVQLLGVFIWFGVMPPHTIIDYEEQKPPNPEFARGVLKCDMSDLSLILCLSYSLVLMITCTVYAIKSRGVPETFNEAKPIGFTMYTTCIIWLAFVPIFFGTAQSTEKMFIQTTTLTVSMSLSATVSLGMLYIPKVYVIIFHPEQNVQKRKRSFKAVVQAATVSTHLSQKSNDKQNGESKIEPDRSQ; this is encoded by the exons ATGACTACAGAGCCCCACTCGTCCTATCAGTGCTGCTGGCTTGGTTCACCTTCTAGATACCAAACATGGCTTCAGCTGATCTGGGTACTGCTGGCGGGTATCATCCCCGGCTCATGGGCCCAGCAGGGCACCCAGCCCCAGTCCATCAAGATCGAGGGCGACATCACCTTGGGTGGGCTGTTCCCTGTGCACTCTCGGGGACCTGCCGGGGTGCCCTGCGGAGAGGtcaagagagaaaaggggatcCACCGATTGGAGGCCATGCTGTATGCCTTGGACCAGATCAACAGTGACCCGGACCTACTGCCTAACATCACTCTGGGGGCCCGGATCCTGGACACCTGCTCCAGAGACACCTACGCCCTGGAGCAGTCGCTCACCTTTGTCCAGGCCCTCATTCAGAAGGACACCTCAGATGTGCGATGCTCAAACGGAGAGCCTCCTATCATTCCCAAACCAGAGAGGGTGGTCGGGGTGATTGGAGCCTCTGGCAGCTCAGTGTCCATCATGGTGGCCAACGTACTCAGATTGTTCGCG ATCCCACAGATCAGCTATGCCTCGACTGCTCCAGAGCTGAGCGACAACAGCCGCTATGAATTTTTCTCCCGTGTGGTGCCTCCTGACTCCTACCAGGCCCAGGCCATGGTGGACATAGTTAAGGCCATGGGCTGGAACTATGTCTCTACACTGGCCTCCGAGGGCAACTATGGAGAGAGCGGTGTCGACGCCTTCCTCCAGATATCCAGAGAAGCAG GGGGGCTGTGTATTGCACAATCCATAAAGATTCCTCGAGAGCCCAGACCAGGGGAGTttgataagatcatcaagaGACTGATGGAGACTTCTAATGCTCGTGGGGTCATCATCTTTGCCAATGAGGATGACATCAA ACGAGTTTTGCAGGCTGCCAAAAAGGCCAACCTGACAgggcacttcctgtttgttggCTCGGACAGTTGGGGAGCGAAGAACTCCCCCATTCAAGACCAGGAGGATGTGGCTGAGGGTGCTGTCACCATCCTTCCCAAAAGAGCCTCTATTGATG GGTTCGACCAGTACTTCACTTCAAGATCTctagaaaacaacagaagaaacatCTGGTTCGCAGAATTCTGGGAGGATGACTTTAAGTGCAAACTAACCCGCCCGGGCATAAAGTATGAACTTGGTAGACGAAAATGTACGG GTGAAGAAAGAATCAGTCGAGACTCTCAGTACGAACAAGAAGGGAAGGTACAGTTTGTTATTGATGCTGTGTACGCCATGGCGCACGCCTTACACAGCATGCACATGGACCTGTGTCCCGGCTCCATGGGCGTCTGCGAGAAGATGGACCCTGTGGAAGGACGGATGCTCCTACAATATATTCGCTCTGTCAACTTCAATG GCAGCGCGGGAACTGGAGTGATGTTCAATGAAAATGGAGACGCTCCTGGTCGTTATGACATCTTCCAGTACCAACTGTCTAATGTCAGCAACCCTGGCTACAAGGTTATTGGCCAATGGACGAACCACCTCCGACtcaat TCGGAGGAGATGCAGTGGTCGGGTGGGGACCATAAGATCCCTGAGTCAGTGTGCAGCTTCCCCTGCGAAcctggagagaggaaaaagatggTGAAGGGCGTTCCCTGCTGCTGGCACTGTGAGCTCTGCGATGGCTACCAGTACCTGTTAGATGAGTTCTCCTGCGACATGTGCCCCTTCGACATGAGACCCTTAAAGAACCGCACAGGCTGCCGACCCACGCCCATCATCAAGCTGGAGTGGAGCTCTCCCTGGGCCATCATCCCTGTCTTCCTGGCCATCCTGGGTATTCTGGCCACTACTGGCGTCATCGTCACCTTCATCCGCTTCAATGACACGCCCATCGTTCGGGCCTCAGGCAGAGAGCTCAGCTACGTGTTGCTGACAGGCATTTTCCTCATCTACCTCATCACCTTCCTCATGATAGCTGAGCCAAGTATTGCTGTGTGCGCCTTCCGCAGGCTGTTGCTGGGGCTCGGCATGTGCATCAGTTACTCTGCCATGCTAACAAAGACCAACCGGATCTACCGGATCTTCGAGCAGGGCAAAAAGTCGGTCACGCCCCCAAAATTCATCAGTCCCACCTCTCAGCTGATTATCACCTTTATACTCATCTCAGTGCAG ttaCTCGGGGTGTTCATCTGGTTTGGTGTGATGCCCCCCCATACCATCATCGACTACGAGGAGCAGAAGCCCCCGAACCCAGAGTTCGCCCGTGGGGTCCTCAAGTGTGACATGTCCGACCTGTCCCTCATCTTATGTCTGAGCTACAGTCTCGTACTGATGATCACCTGCACTGTGTACGCCATCAAGAGCAGAGGAGTTCCTGAGACCTTCAACGAGGCCAAACCCATCGGCTTCACCATGTACACGACCTGCATCATCTGGCTGGCCTTTGTCCCCATTTTCTTTGGCACAGCACAGTCTACAGAGAAG ATGTTCATCCAGACCACCACCCTGACAGTGTCCATGAGCCTGAGCGCCACGGTGTCCCTGGGCATGCTCTACATACCCAAGGTTTACGTCATCATCTTCCACCCGGAGCAGAATGTCCAGAAGAGAAAGCGCAGCTTCAAAGCCGTGGTGCAGGCAGCCACCGTGTCCACGCACCTGTCCCAGAAGTCCAACGACAAACAGAACGGAGAGTCCAAGATCGAGCCGGACAGatcacagtga
- the grm6b gene encoding glutamate receptor, metabotropic 6b isoform X2, whose translation METSNARGVIIFANEDDIKRVLQAAKKANLTGHFLFVGSDSWGAKNSPIQDQEDVAEGAVTILPKRASIDGFDQYFTSRSLENNRRNIWFAEFWEDDFKCKLTRPGIKYELGRRKCTGEERISRDSQYEQEGKVQFVIDAVYAMAHALHSMHMDLCPGSMGVCEKMDPVEGRMLLQYIRSVNFNGSAGTGVMFNENGDAPGRYDIFQYQLSNVSNPGYKVIGQWTNHLRLNSEEMQWSGGDHKIPESVCSFPCEPGERKKMVKGVPCCWHCELCDGYQYLLDEFSCDMCPFDMRPLKNRTGCRPTPIIKLEWSSPWAIIPVFLAILGILATTGVIVTFIRFNDTPIVRASGRELSYVLLTGIFLIYLITFLMIAEPSIAVCAFRRLLLGLGMCISYSAMLTKTNRIYRIFEQGKKSVTPPKFISPTSQLIITFILISVQLLGVFIWFGVMPPHTIIDYEEQKPPNPEFARGVLKCDMSDLSLILCLSYSLVLMITCTVYAIKSRGVPETFNEAKPIGFTMYTTCIIWLAFVPIFFGTAQSTEKMFIQTTTLTVSMSLSATVSLGMLYIPKVYVIIFHPEQNVQKRKRSFKAVVQAATVSTHLSQKSNDKQNGESKIEPDRSQ comes from the exons ATGGAGACTTCTAATGCTCGTGGGGTCATCATCTTTGCCAATGAGGATGACATCAA ACGAGTTTTGCAGGCTGCCAAAAAGGCCAACCTGACAgggcacttcctgtttgttggCTCGGACAGTTGGGGAGCGAAGAACTCCCCCATTCAAGACCAGGAGGATGTGGCTGAGGGTGCTGTCACCATCCTTCCCAAAAGAGCCTCTATTGATG GGTTCGACCAGTACTTCACTTCAAGATCTctagaaaacaacagaagaaacatCTGGTTCGCAGAATTCTGGGAGGATGACTTTAAGTGCAAACTAACCCGCCCGGGCATAAAGTATGAACTTGGTAGACGAAAATGTACGG GTGAAGAAAGAATCAGTCGAGACTCTCAGTACGAACAAGAAGGGAAGGTACAGTTTGTTATTGATGCTGTGTACGCCATGGCGCACGCCTTACACAGCATGCACATGGACCTGTGTCCCGGCTCCATGGGCGTCTGCGAGAAGATGGACCCTGTGGAAGGACGGATGCTCCTACAATATATTCGCTCTGTCAACTTCAATG GCAGCGCGGGAACTGGAGTGATGTTCAATGAAAATGGAGACGCTCCTGGTCGTTATGACATCTTCCAGTACCAACTGTCTAATGTCAGCAACCCTGGCTACAAGGTTATTGGCCAATGGACGAACCACCTCCGACtcaat TCGGAGGAGATGCAGTGGTCGGGTGGGGACCATAAGATCCCTGAGTCAGTGTGCAGCTTCCCCTGCGAAcctggagagaggaaaaagatggTGAAGGGCGTTCCCTGCTGCTGGCACTGTGAGCTCTGCGATGGCTACCAGTACCTGTTAGATGAGTTCTCCTGCGACATGTGCCCCTTCGACATGAGACCCTTAAAGAACCGCACAGGCTGCCGACCCACGCCCATCATCAAGCTGGAGTGGAGCTCTCCCTGGGCCATCATCCCTGTCTTCCTGGCCATCCTGGGTATTCTGGCCACTACTGGCGTCATCGTCACCTTCATCCGCTTCAATGACACGCCCATCGTTCGGGCCTCAGGCAGAGAGCTCAGCTACGTGTTGCTGACAGGCATTTTCCTCATCTACCTCATCACCTTCCTCATGATAGCTGAGCCAAGTATTGCTGTGTGCGCCTTCCGCAGGCTGTTGCTGGGGCTCGGCATGTGCATCAGTTACTCTGCCATGCTAACAAAGACCAACCGGATCTACCGGATCTTCGAGCAGGGCAAAAAGTCGGTCACGCCCCCAAAATTCATCAGTCCCACCTCTCAGCTGATTATCACCTTTATACTCATCTCAGTGCAG ttaCTCGGGGTGTTCATCTGGTTTGGTGTGATGCCCCCCCATACCATCATCGACTACGAGGAGCAGAAGCCCCCGAACCCAGAGTTCGCCCGTGGGGTCCTCAAGTGTGACATGTCCGACCTGTCCCTCATCTTATGTCTGAGCTACAGTCTCGTACTGATGATCACCTGCACTGTGTACGCCATCAAGAGCAGAGGAGTTCCTGAGACCTTCAACGAGGCCAAACCCATCGGCTTCACCATGTACACGACCTGCATCATCTGGCTGGCCTTTGTCCCCATTTTCTTTGGCACAGCACAGTCTACAGAGAAG ATGTTCATCCAGACCACCACCCTGACAGTGTCCATGAGCCTGAGCGCCACGGTGTCCCTGGGCATGCTCTACATACCCAAGGTTTACGTCATCATCTTCCACCCGGAGCAGAATGTCCAGAAGAGAAAGCGCAGCTTCAAAGCCGTGGTGCAGGCAGCCACCGTGTCCACGCACCTGTCCCAGAAGTCCAACGACAAACAGAACGGAGAGTCCAAGATCGAGCCGGACAGatcacagtga
- the LOC124056850 gene encoding E3 ubiquitin-protein ligase TRAIP, which produces MPIRAYCTICSDFFDHSRDVAAIHCGHTFHHECLLQWFQTAPTKTCPQCRKQVSTRHIISKLYFDIGGEEEGAADPESLQNEVDRMKVLLSSKERDWRDKQKVVDGLKDTVDKQRRDLDSMRKEIMEKEMLCSALRKQMGYLETQHNEVQAAKEEARRLRTKMKTFESLDVLLQGQRAEVESMITDMGISQAAVEQLSIYCISLKKEYDNLKGTLKSSNDMCEKLKRELLASNNKLHKASVELTQTKEDMKSLQNDLANADKEISSLKKKVEFLQKTLSTPTRTNEALSRLVFESPAPVELKHPRLHQPAGSDDIDLNMTYDITTPDDVAKRPSKVPSKKMRLDPPASSSSKHEKSSCPSKARDEDGAIDPFLRNSLLFRKKTFGSMLDPQRKPGAVRTGYDGLGGRTKFIQPSPLAEIRPLMRAKRKKVARPPPKIPTCLTLDSFLE; this is translated from the exons ATGCCTATCCGAGCGTATTGCACAATTTGCTCCGATTTCTTCGATCACTCCAGAGATGTTGCTGCCATCCACTGCGGACACACTTTCCACCATGAATG TCTTCTCCAGTGGTTTCAGACGGCTCCCACAAAAACCTGTCCACAGTGTAGAAAACAG GTCAGCACCAGACACATCATCAGCAAGCTGTACTTTGACATcggtggagaggaggagggcgCAGCAGACCCGGAAAGCTTGCAG AATGAGGTTGATCGAATGAAGGTGCTTTTAAGCTCTAAAG AGCGAGACTGGCGGGACAAGCAGAAGGTGGTGGATGGTTTGAAGGACACCGTGGACAAGCAGAGGAGAGACCTGGACAGTATGCGGAAAGAGATTATGGAAAAGGAGATGCTCTGTTCTGCCCTCAGA aaacagatgGGATACCTGGAGACACAACATAATGAAGTTCAAGCTGCCAAGGAGGAGGCCCGGAGACTCAGgaccaaaatgaaaacatttgagag CCTGGATGTGTTGCTGCAGGGTCAGAGAGCAGAGGTGGAGTCCATGATCACAGATATGGGGATCAGCCAGGCGGCAGTAGAGCAGCTCTCCATCTACTGCATCTCGCTTAAAAA AGAATATGACAATCTAAAAGGAACCCTGAAGTCCTCGAATGACATGTGTGAGAAACTGAAGAGAGAACTGCTCGCCTCAAATAATAAG TTACACAAAGCCTCAGTGGAGCTAACTCAGACCAAAGAGGACATGAAGTCTCTGCAGAATGATTTGGCCAATGCTGATAAAGAGATCTCT AGCCTGAAGAAGAAAGTGGAGTTTCTTCAGAAAACTCTGAGCACCCCGACACGGACAAATGAAGCCCTCAGTCGGCTTGTCTTTGAAAG CCCAGCCCCAGTGGAGCTCAAGCACCCTCGCCTACACCAGCCTGCAGGCAGTGACGACATCGACCTCAACATGACTTATGACATCACTACGCCAGATGATGTGGCCAAGAGACCGTCGAAGGTCCCATCCAAAAAGATGCGACTTGACCCTCCGGC gTCGTCTTCGTCCAAACACGAGAAAAGTTCTTGTCCAAGCAAG GCTCGAGATGAGGATGGAGCCATAGATCCTTTTTTGAGGAACTCCCTCCTCTTCAGAAAGAAGACTTTTGGCAGCATGTTGGACCCTCAGAGGAAGCCTGGAGCC GTGAGAACTGGTTATGATGGTTTAGGAGGACGTACTAAATTCATCCAGCCT TCTCCTTTAGCTGAGATTCGCCCACTGATGAgagccaaaaggaaaaaagtagCCAGGCCTCCACCGAAGATTCCCACTTGCCTGACTTTGGACAGCTTCCTTGAGTAA